A window of the Brassica oleracea var. oleracea cultivar TO1000 chromosome C1, BOL, whole genome shotgun sequence genome harbors these coding sequences:
- the LOC106293235 gene encoding uncharacterized protein LOC106293235, whose amino-acid sequence MENEYEEANTVSRVAAESQSESLESGLTVESARGDADSKKLDECGGWTNEKHNLYLDSLENSFVKQLYSLLGVGGETQRLSRTRGLQSNSHKLTDQFTVLQNGYRQKVSFGKKRAHLETSSDYAMRTAVQGNILRSEEIKSSGDKPFTRTNYLVHEYPAQSTAEASGQNFREEEVEEKGCNSEVSRKRRRAANYDDSSLNDQVVP is encoded by the exons ATGGAGAATGAGTACGAGGAGGCGAATACTGTTTCTCGCGTCGCGGCTGAGTCTCAGAGCGAGTCGCTCGAGTCCGGTCTCACGGTTGAGAGCGCTCGTGGCGATGCCGATTCGAAGAAACTG GATGAGTGTGGTGGATGGACGAATGAGAAACACAACTTGTATCTTGATTCTTTGGAGAACTCTTTTGTTAAGCAGTTGTATTCCTTGCTTGGAGTAGGAGGAGAGACTCAGAGGCTGAGTAGAACTCGTGGTCTGCAGTCTAACTCTCACAAATTGACTGATCAG TTTACGGTACTACAAAATGGTTACCGGCAGAAAGTTAGCTTTGGGAAAAAACGAGCTCATTTGGAGACGTCATCTGATTACGCGATGAGAACTGCTGTCCAAGGAAACATATTGCGCAGCGAAGAAATCAAAAGTTCTGGTGATAAGCCTTTTACTAGAACAAATTATTTGGTGCATGAGTATCCAGCTCAAAGCACTGCAG AGGCGTCAGGGCAGAATTTCAGAGAAGAAGAAGTAGAAGAGAAGGGATGTAACTCGGAGGTATCCAGGAAACGCAGAAGAGCAGCTAATTATGATGATAGTTCATTGAATGATCAG GTTGTGCCGTAA